A region of Tistrella bauzanensis DNA encodes the following proteins:
- the rplB gene encoding 50S ribosomal protein L2 produces MALKAYKPTSPGRRQLVLVDRSELWKGKPVKALTEGLTKSGGRNNTGRITSFQVGGGHKRRYRLVDFKRRKWDVEATVTRLEYDPNRTAFIALVEYTDGEQAYILAPQRLKVGDKVVAGSKVDVRPGNAMPLTSIPVGTIVHNVELKAGKGGQIARSAGTYVQVVGKDGNYVMLRMASGEQRMVRAECMATIGAVSNPDHQNISLGKAGRSRWMGRRPVVRGVAMNPVDHPHGGGEGRTSGGRHPVTPWGKPTKGKRTRNNKATDKFIVRRRKP; encoded by the coding sequence ATGGCTTTGAAGGCATACAAGCCGACTTCGCCCGGCCGGCGTCAGCTGGTTCTGGTCGATCGCTCGGAACTCTGGAAGGGCAAGCCGGTCAAGGCATTGACCGAAGGCCTGACCAAGTCGGGCGGCCGTAACAACACCGGTCGCATCACCTCGTTCCAGGTTGGCGGCGGCCACAAGCGCCGCTATCGTCTGGTCGACTTCAAGCGTCGCAAGTGGGACGTCGAGGCGACCGTCACGCGCCTGGAATATGACCCGAACCGGACCGCGTTCATCGCGCTGGTCGAGTACACCGACGGCGAGCAGGCCTATATCCTGGCCCCGCAGCGCCTGAAGGTGGGCGACAAGGTCGTCGCCGGCTCGAAGGTCGATGTGCGCCCGGGCAATGCGATGCCGCTGACGTCGATCCCCGTCGGCACGATCGTTCACAATGTCGAGCTGAAGGCCGGCAAGGGTGGACAGATCGCGCGCTCGGCCGGCACCTATGTGCAGGTCGTCGGCAAGGACGGCAACTACGTCATGCTGCGCATGGCGTCGGGCGAGCAGCGCATGGTTCGCGCCGAATGCATGGCCACCATCGGTGCCGTGTCGAACCCCGACCATCAGAACATCAGCTTGGGCAAGGCCGGTCGTTCGCGGTGGATGGGTCGTCGTCCGGTCGTCCGTGGTGTGGCGATGAACCCGGTTGATCATCCCCATGGTGGTGGCGAAGGCCGCACCTCGGGTGGTCGTCATCCGGTCACCCCGTGGGGCAAGCCGACCAAGGGCAAGCGCACCCGCAATAACAAGGCGACGGACAAGTTTATCGTCCGCCGTCGTAAGCCTTAA
- the rpsS gene encoding 30S ribosomal protein S19 — protein sequence MPRSVWKGPFVDGYLLKKADTLHTSGRKEVIRIWSRRSTVLPQFVGLTFGVYNGHKFLPVLVSEDMVGHKFGEFAPTRTFYGHAADKKAKRK from the coding sequence GTGCCCCGTTCGGTTTGGAAAGGCCCGTTTGTCGACGGGTACCTGCTGAAGAAGGCCGACACGCTGCACACCTCCGGCCGCAAGGAGGTGATTCGCATCTGGTCGCGCCGCTCGACCGTCCTGCCCCAGTTTGTGGGCTTGACCTTTGGGGTCTATAACGGGCACAAGTTCCTGCCCGTGCTTGTCTCCGAGGACATGGTCGGTCATAAGTTCGGCGAGTTCGCGCCCACCCGCACGTTCTACGGCCACGCCGCGGACAAGAAGGCCAAGAGGAAGTAA
- the rplV gene encoding 50S ribosomal protein L22: MGKPSAERRVSDNEARAVSAMLRVSPRKLNTVAELIRGRSVESALAALTFSRRRISNDVMKTLQSAVANAENNHELDVDRLFIAEAFVGKALVMKRFSARARGRVGRVEKPFSQLTVVVREREEQD; this comes from the coding sequence ATGGGCAAGCCAAGTGCCGAGCGTCGGGTGTCCGACAACGAGGCGCGCGCGGTGTCGGCGATGCTGCGCGTGAGCCCGCGCAAGCTCAACACCGTTGCCGAGCTGATCCGTGGTCGGAGCGTCGAGTCGGCGCTGGCTGCGCTGACCTTCTCGCGCCGCCGGATCTCGAACGACGTGATGAAGACCCTGCAGTCGGCCGTCGCCAACGCGGAAAACAATCACGAGCTGGACGTCGACCGTCTGTTCATCGCCGAAGCCTTCGTTGGCAAGGCGCTGGTCATGAAGCGTTTCAGCGCCCGCGCCCGCGGTCGAGTGGGACGGGTCGAGAAGCCTTTCAGCCAGCTGACCGTGGTGGTCCGTGAGCGCGAGGAGCAGGACTAA
- the rpsC gene encoding 30S ribosomal protein S3, which produces MGHKVNPIGLRLGIIRTWDSRWYADDNYADLLQEDLRLRKYLKNRLKNAGVSGIVIERAAQKVRITLNSARPGVIIGKKGADIDKLKADVGKLVKGEVHLNIAEVRKPELDATLVAENIAQQLERRVAFRRAMKRAVQSAMRLGAEGIRITCSGRLGGAEIARTEWYREGRVPLHTLRADIDYGQATAFTTYGTCGVKVWVFKGEVLSRDPLAAEAERRETRASR; this is translated from the coding sequence ATGGGTCATAAGGTCAATCCCATCGGGCTCCGGCTCGGGATCATCCGTACCTGGGATAGCCGCTGGTACGCTGATGACAATTATGCGGATCTGCTTCAGGAAGACCTGCGCCTGCGCAAGTACCTGAAGAACCGCCTGAAGAACGCCGGCGTGTCGGGCATCGTGATCGAGCGTGCTGCGCAGAAGGTGCGCATCACCCTCAACAGCGCGCGGCCCGGCGTGATCATCGGCAAGAAGGGCGCCGATATCGACAAGCTGAAGGCCGATGTCGGCAAGCTGGTCAAGGGCGAGGTTCATCTGAACATCGCCGAGGTCCGCAAGCCCGAACTCGACGCCACCCTGGTGGCGGAGAACATCGCCCAGCAGCTGGAACGCCGCGTGGCGTTCCGCCGGGCAATGAAGCGTGCCGTGCAGTCGGCGATGCGTCTGGGTGCCGAAGGCATCCGCATCACCTGCAGCGGCCGCCTGGGCGGCGCAGAGATTGCCCGCACGGAATGGTACCGCGAAGGTCGGGTGCCGCTGCATACGCTGCGCGCCGACATCGATTATGGCCAGGCGACCGCCTTCACCACCTATGGCACATGCGGTGTCAAGGTCTGGGTGTTCAAGGGCGAAGTGCTGAGCCGCGATCCGCTGGCGGCGGAAGCCGAGCGTCGTGAGACGCGGGCGTCCCGCTGA
- the rplP gene encoding 50S ribosomal protein L16: MLSPKRTKYRKAHKGRIHGDAKGGTALNFGAYGLKAMEPGRLTARQIEATRRAITRHIRRVGRVWVRVFPDVPVSKKPAEVRMGKGKGAPEFWMARVKPGRVMFELDGVPAELAREAFERGAAKLPIRTRVIQRIGVEG, translated from the coding sequence ATGCTGAGTCCGAAGCGGACGAAATATCGCAAGGCGCATAAGGGCCGCATCCACGGTGACGCCAAGGGCGGTACGGCGCTGAATTTCGGCGCCTATGGCCTGAAGGCGATGGAGCCCGGTCGGTTGACGGCGCGGCAGATCGAGGCGACCCGTCGCGCGATCACCCGCCACATCCGCCGTGTCGGTCGCGTGTGGGTGCGTGTGTTCCCCGACGTGCCGGTTTCGAAGAAGCCGGCCGAGGTGCGCATGGGTAAGGGTAAGGGCGCTCCGGAATTCTGGATGGCCCGCGTGAAGCCTGGTCGCGTGATGTTCGAACTGGACGGTGTCCCCGCCGAGCTGGCCCGTGAGGCCTTCGAGCGTGGTGCCGCGAAGCTGCCGATCCGCACCCGCGTGATCCAGCGCATCGGTGTGGAGGGCTGA
- the rpmC gene encoding 50S ribosomal protein L29, which translates to MKAEELRVKSGTELSTMLLQLKKEQFNLRFQQAGGQLDNTARVREVRRDIARIKTVIGQQAASAAKE; encoded by the coding sequence ATGAAGGCTGAGGAACTGCGCGTGAAGTCGGGCACCGAGCTTTCGACCATGCTGCTGCAGCTGAAGAAGGAGCAGTTCAATCTGCGCTTTCAGCAGGCGGGCGGTCAGCTCGACAACACTGCCCGGGTGCGCGAGGTCCGTCGCGACATCGCCCGGATCAAGACCGTGATCGGCCAGCAGGCCGCATCTGCGGCGAAGGAGTGA
- the rpsQ gene encoding 30S ribosomal protein S17: MPKRILQGVVVSDKGDKTIIVKVERRFQHPIYKKFIRRSKKYAAHDEDNRFKAGDNVRIIESAPISKRKRWTVVVEGE; encoded by the coding sequence ATGCCCAAGCGTATCCTCCAGGGCGTCGTGGTAAGCGACAAGGGCGACAAGACGATCATCGTCAAGGTCGAGCGTCGCTTCCAGCACCCGATCTACAAGAAGTTCATCCGCCGCAGCAAGAAGTACGCCGCGCATGATGAGGACAACCGGTTCAAGGCCGGCGACAACGTCCGCATCATCGAGTCGGCGCCGATCTCCAAGCGGAAGCGCTGGACGGTCGTCGTCGAAGGCGAATGA
- the rplN gene encoding 50S ribosomal protein L14, whose product MIQTETNLEVADNSGARRVQCIRVLGGSRRRVARVGDVIVVSVKEAIPRGKVKKGDVHRAVVVRTAKELRRPDGTAIRFDRNAAVLINKHGEPIGTRIFGPVTRELRGKKFMKIISLAPEVL is encoded by the coding sequence GTGATCCAGACCGAAACCAATCTGGAAGTGGCGGACAACAGCGGCGCCCGGCGTGTGCAGTGCATCCGCGTGCTCGGCGGTTCCCGCCGCCGCGTTGCCCGTGTCGGCGACGTGATCGTCGTCTCCGTGAAGGAGGCGATTCCGCGTGGTAAGGTGAAGAAGGGCGACGTCCACCGTGCGGTGGTCGTTCGTACCGCCAAGGAGCTTCGTCGTCCGGACGGCACCGCCATCCGCTTCGACCGCAATGCCGCCGTGCTGATCAACAAGCATGGCGAGCCGATCGGGACCCGTATCTTCGGCCCGGTTACCCGCGAGCTCCGCGGCAAGAAGTTCATGAAGATCATCTCTCTGGCCCCCGAGGTCCTCTAA
- the rplX gene encoding 50S ribosomal protein L24, whose protein sequence is MAAKIKKGDNVVVLTGRDKGKAGTVTRVLPKEDRVYVQGVNLVKRHTAPKPGSPGGILEKEAALHLSNVAIADPKDGKPTRVGFSTLEDGRKVRVAKRSGEQIDR, encoded by the coding sequence ATGGCAGCCAAGATCAAGAAAGGCGACAACGTCGTCGTTTTGACCGGGCGCGACAAGGGCAAGGCCGGGACGGTGACGCGGGTTCTCCCCAAGGAGGACCGCGTCTATGTCCAGGGCGTGAACCTCGTCAAGCGGCACACCGCTCCGAAGCCGGGTAGCCCCGGCGGTATTCTGGAGAAGGAAGCCGCGCTGCACCTGTCGAACGTCGCGATCGCCGACCCCAAGGACGGCAAGCCGACCCGCGTCGGTTTCTCCACGCTCGAAGATGGACGCAAGGTGCGAGTCGCCAAGCGTTCCGGCGAGCAGATCGATCGTTGA
- the rplE gene encoding 50S ribosomal protein L5, with the protein MARLYEYYVNEVRGQLREQFGYANVMEIPRLEKIVLNVGVGEAVSDQKKITGVVTDLTKITGQRPVVTRAKKSIAGFKLREDMAVGVKVTLRRDRMYEFLDRLVTIALPRVRDFRGLNGKSFDGRGNYAMGLKEQIVFPEIEYDKVDTVRGMDIVFATTAKTDAEAKALLAAFQMPFVN; encoded by the coding sequence ATGGCACGCTTGTACGAGTATTATGTGAATGAGGTTCGCGGCCAGCTGCGTGAGCAGTTCGGTTACGCGAACGTCATGGAGATCCCCCGTCTCGAGAAGATCGTCCTGAATGTGGGCGTCGGCGAGGCGGTGTCGGATCAGAAGAAGATCACCGGCGTCGTGACCGACCTGACCAAGATCACGGGTCAGCGGCCGGTCGTGACCCGCGCGAAGAAGTCGATCGCCGGCTTCAAGCTGCGCGAGGACATGGCGGTTGGCGTGAAGGTCACCCTTCGCCGCGACCGCATGTACGAGTTTCTTGATCGTCTCGTCACCATCGCTCTGCCGCGCGTCCGCGACTTCCGCGGGCTGAACGGCAAGTCGTTCGACGGGCGTGGCAACTATGCCATGGGCCTCAAAGAGCAGATCGTCTTCCCGGAAATCGAGTACGACAAGGTCGATACCGTCCGGGGTATGGACATCGTCTTCGCGACGACGGCCAAGACGGATGCCGAGGCGAAGGCGCTTCTTGCCGCCTTCCAGATGCCCTTCGTGAACTGA
- the rpsN gene encoding 30S ribosomal protein S14: protein MAKTSAVQKNKHREQLTKRFAAKRAALKSVVDNRSLSPEERFAATLKLAEMPRNGSKTRIRNRCALTGRPRAVYRKLKLCRVALRDLASSGQIPGMTKSSW from the coding sequence ATGGCCAAGACCAGTGCCGTCCAGAAGAACAAGCACCGCGAGCAGCTGACCAAGCGCTTTGCCGCAAAGCGCGCCGCTCTCAAGTCGGTGGTTGATAACCGCAGCCTGTCTCCCGAGGAGCGGTTTGCTGCTACCCTGAAGCTGGCGGAGATGCCGCGCAACGGCTCCAAGACCCGTATCCGGAACCGGTGCGCGTTGACGGGCCGTCCGCGGGCCGTGTACCGCAAGCTCAAGCTGTGCCGTGTGGCGCTCCGCGACCTGGCGTCGTCCGGGCAGATCCCCGGCATGACCAAGTCGAGCTGGTAA
- the rpsH gene encoding 30S ribosomal protein S8, with protein MSMTDPLGDMITRIRNAQMARKGTTLCPASKLRGWVLDVLTREGYIRGYERNEPAEGKPVFEIALKYVDGEPAIREIGRVSRPGRRVYSSIKALPKHYNGLGIQILSTPRGVMSDAEARTANVGGEVLCKVF; from the coding sequence ATGTCCATGACCGATCCCCTCGGCGATATGATCACCCGTATCCGCAACGCCCAGATGGCGCGCAAGGGCACGACCCTTTGCCCTGCGTCGAAGCTGCGCGGCTGGGTTCTCGACGTGCTGACCCGTGAGGGCTATATCCGCGGTTACGAGCGGAATGAGCCTGCGGAAGGAAAGCCGGTGTTCGAGATCGCGCTGAAATATGTGGACGGCGAGCCCGCCATCCGCGAAATCGGCCGCGTCTCCCGTCCGGGCCGTCGTGTGTATTCGTCGATCAAGGCACTGCCGAAGCATTACAATGGCCTCGGCATCCAGATCCTCTCGACCCCGCGCGGCGTCATGTCCGATGCAGAGGCCCGCACCGCCAATGTCGGCGGTGAAGTGCTCTGCAAGGTGTTCTGA